The following are encoded together in the Triticum dicoccoides isolate Atlit2015 ecotype Zavitan chromosome 6B, WEW_v2.0, whole genome shotgun sequence genome:
- the LOC119319989 gene encoding probable potassium transporter 16, which yields MAMASARSTLEIVPHSGDLEVPPADVPRQDSLYRDATRPAHGGHHGQDNWVRTLRLGFQCVGILYADLGTSPLYVFSNTFKYGVGHEDDVLGVLSLIIYSFLLFAMVKIIFIALYANDDGDGGTFALYSLVSRYARVALIPNQQAEDDLVSSHRHLSATRRRAQWMKNLLETSKPAKLTLFFLTIFATALAISDCMLTPPISVLSAVNGLRLRAPHLTTDQIVWITVGILILFFAVQHLGTDKIGYTFAPLVVVWLLLIAGIGLYNLIKYDIGTLRAFNPKYIFDYFRRNKKKGWVSLGEILLCFTGTEALFADLGYFSIKSIQLSFSFGLLPSVLLTYIGQAAYLRTHMDMTISNAFFNSIPSTLFWPTFVLALLASVIGSQAMVSCAFATMSHLQTLSCFPRVKILHTSRRYSGQLYIPEVNFFLCVASCIVTISFRTTGFIAKAHEICVALVMVITTLLMTIVMLLVWKVNIWWIAAFFVVFMSTETVYLSAVLYKFTQGPYFPLAMSAVLMVIMIVWHYVHVKRYKYELQHTVSPDEVKHLLERRDLKRVPGLGLFYTELVQGIPPIFPHLIEKIPTVHSVIVFISVKHLPIPHVDVQERFLFRQVEPKESMVFRCVARYGYRDTLEMAGDFVATLVEYLQYYVRDLSLYCTAEPLRTSYPSIRIDSFRWEKKPSGRSGHGHGIHAEEMLTPIQSFSELTMHQVGMSNRLPQFQTAKMNLEEMLRIEEDQKVIQREVDNGVVYILGETEVVAKPHSNLLKKIAVNYIFNFLRKNSRKGEKMLSIPRGQLLKVGITYEI from the exons ATGGCGATGGCCAGCGCGAGGAGCACCCTGGAGATCGTGCCCCACAGCGGCGACCTCGAGGTGCCGCCGGCGGACGTGCCGCGGCAGGACTCGCTCTACCGCGACGCCACCAGGCCCGCGCACGGCGGCCATCATGGACAG GACAACTGGGTGAGGACGCTGCGGCTGGGCTTCCAGTGCGTGGGGATCCTCTACGCCGACCTCGGGACATCGCCGCTCTACGTCTTCTCCAACACCTTCAAGTACGGCGTCGGGCACGAGGACGACGTGCTGGGCGTCCTCTCCCTCATCATCTACAGCTTCCTGCTCTTCGCCATGGTCAAGATCATCTTCATCGCGCTCTACGCCAACGACGACGGCGATG GTGGAACGTTCGCGCTCTACTCGCTGGTCTCGCGGTATGCGAGGGTGGCGCTGATCCCGAACCAGCAGGCGGAGGACGACCTCGTCTCTAGCCACCGGCATCtgtcggcgacgaggaggagggcgCAGTGGATGAAGAACCTGCTGGAGACGAGCAAGCCGGCCAAGCTCACGCTCTTCTTCCTCACCATCTTCGCCACGGCGCTCGCCATCAGCGACTGCATGCTAACCCCTCCCATCTCCG TACTATCGGCAGTCAACGGCCTGAGACTGAGAGCGCCTCACCTGACAACAG ATCAAATAGTGTGGATCACAGTGGGTATTCTGATATTGTTCTTCGCGGTGCAACACCTCGGGACCGACAAGATCGGTTACACGTTTGCTCCGCTCGTCGTCGTGTGGCTTCTCCTCATTGCCGGTATCGGGCTTTATAATCTGATCAAGTACGATATCGGTACCCTGAGGGCTTTCAACCCCAAGTACATCTTCGACTATTTCCGAAGGAACAAGAAGAAGGGATGGGTTTCGCTCGGTGAAATCCTTCTTTGCTTTACAG GCACGGAAGCCCTCTTTGCTGATCTAGGATACTTCAGCATAAAGTCAATTCAG CTGAGCTTTAGCTTTGGCCTACTCCCCTCCGTGTTGCTCACTTATATTGGGCAAGCAGCTTACCTCAGGACGCACATGGACATGACAATATCCAACGCTTTCTTCAACTCCATTCCAA GCACTTTGTTCTGGCCGACGTTCGTTCTCGCCCTTCTGGCTTCGGTCATCGGAAGCCAAGCCATGGTCTCGTGCGCCTTCGCGACCATGTCACATCTGCAAACACTTAGCTGCTTCCCGAGGGTGAAGATACTGCACACGTCAAGGCGTTACTCGGGCCAACTCTACATCCCTGAAGTCAACTTCTTCCTTTGTGTGGCTTCTTGTATCGTCACCATAAGCTTCAGGACAACCGGTTTCATCGCCAAAGCACATG AGATCTGTGTGGCTCttgtgatggtgatcacgacgctgTTGATGACGATCGTGATGCTCCTGGTGTGGAAGGTGAACATCTGGTGGATCGCCGCCTTCTTCGTCGTCTTCATGTCCACGGAGACCGTCTACCTGTCGGCGGTGCTGTACAAGTTTACGCAGGGCCCCTACTTCCCGCTGGCCATGTCGGCGGTGCTCATGGTGATCATGATCGTGTGGCACTACGTGCACGTGAAGCGGTACAAGTACGAGCTCCAGCACACGGTGTCGCCTGACGAGGTGAAGCACCTACTCGAGCGCCGCGACCTCAAGCGGGTCCCGGGGCTCGGCCTCTTCTACACCGAGCTGGTGCAGGGCATCCCGCCCATCTTCCCCCACCTCATCGAGAAGATCCCCACCGTCCACTCCGTCATCGTCTTCATCTCCGTCAAGCACCTGCCCATCCCGCACGTCGACGTTCAGGAGCGCTTCCTCTTCCGGCAGGTGGAGCCCAAGGAGAGCATGGTGTTCCGGTGCGTCGCTCGGTACGGCTACCGGGACACCCTTGAGATGGCCGGCGACTTCGTGGCCACCCTCGTTGAGTACCTCCAATACTACGTCCGGGACCTCAGCCTCTACTGCACGGCCGAGCCGCTCAGGACAAGCTACCCTAGCATTCGGATCGATAGCTTTAGATGGGAGAAGAAGCCCTCAGGGCGCTCGGGGCATGGCCATGGCATCCATGCCGAGGAGATGCTTACACCAATCCAGTCCTTCTCTGAGCTCACAATGCATCAAGTTGGTATGAGTAACAGGCTGCCGCAATTTCAG ACGGCCAAGATGAACCTAGAGGAGATGTTGAGAATTGAGGAGGACCAAAAGGTGATCCAACGGGAGGTGGATAATGGCGTGGTGTACATACTTGGGGAGACTGAAGTTGTGGCCAAGCCTCACTCCAACCTCCTTAAGAAGATTGCCGTAAACTACATCTTCAACTTCCTAAGGAAGAACTCTCGGAAAGGGGAGAAGATGTTGTCCATTCCACGCGGGCAACTGCTCAAGGTTGGTATCACATATGAAATATAA